Proteins encoded within one genomic window of Fibrobacter sp. UWB16:
- a CDS encoding NAD(P)H-dependent oxidoreductase, protein MNNQITILLSHPNISNSMFNKHLVDINRKNPNFVFHHLDKNRVNGYFDLEAEKKLLRESKAIVWQFPIYWYNSPSSLRDWQDQIMSPIVYSADNFLKGMPVRVVFTAGAAAEHYTHEGLNRYTAEEMLIPFEMTANAAGMKWFKPLGFYGCSPDMTKAALDKAAKEYEESLLELL, encoded by the coding sequence ATGAACAATCAAATCACAATTCTTCTATCGCATCCGAACATTTCTAACTCCATGTTCAACAAACACTTAGTGGATATCAACAGAAAAAATCCCAATTTTGTGTTTCACCACCTTGACAAAAACCGGGTTAATGGCTACTTCGACCTGGAGGCCGAAAAAAAATTGTTGAGGGAGTCCAAGGCGATCGTTTGGCAGTTCCCTATATATTGGTACAACTCCCCCTCGAGCTTGCGCGACTGGCAAGACCAAATTATGAGCCCGATTGTGTACAGCGCCGACAACTTCTTGAAGGGAATGCCCGTGCGCGTTGTATTTACTGCAGGCGCCGCCGCAGAACACTACACCCACGAAGGGCTGAACCGCTACACCGCCGAAGAAATGCTCATCCCGTTCGAAATGACCGCAAATGCCGCCGGCATGAAGTGGTTTAAGCCGCTCGGCTTTTACGGTTGCAGCCCGGATATGACAAAAGCCGCCCTTGATAAGGCGGCCAAGGAATATGAAGAAAGTTTGTTAGAACTACTTTAA
- a CDS encoding anaerobic ribonucleoside triphosphate reductase, which produces MIFTVKKRDGREMPFNIEKIADAVIKAFRASGELDEQIKAAQAQMNLLGNDDLLTNVALKVAAEAVGHLEAENKTKPDIEEIQDAVEKALTEGGYADTAKSYILYRAERTRVREVNTRLMQTLHDITFSSAKESDLKRENANIDGDTAMGTMLKYGSESAKHFYTMMMLKPEHSRAHMDGDIHIHDLDFYSLTMTCCQIDLIKLFKNGFNTGHGHLREPKDIRSYAALAAIAIQSNQNDQHGGQSVPNFDYAMANGVRITYRKAYLSNMVKALMLLTGKTEEEVLPVVKKLHGEMAEMGMVATLVPNEKFQTTEVHELSKTYDAETVKNAQKFAEKMAYEETDKATFQAMEAFVHNLNSMHSRAGAQTPFSSINYGMCTEPEARMVMKNLLLTTEEGLGGGETAIFPIQIFRVKDGINLNPGEPNYDLFKLACRVSAKRLFPNFSFQDAPYNLQYYKPGHPETEISYMGCRTRVIGNHYDPSREISYGRGNLSFTSINLPRIAIKMKSVDLFFKELDRMMQLVSDQLMERFAVQSRRKVKNFPFLMGQGVWIDSDKLGWEDTVGEVIKHGTLSIGFIGLAETLVMLTGKHHGESEASQELGLKIIGHMREFCDKESERLGLNFSLLATPAEGLSGRFVRMDKKKFGIIPGVTDRDYYTNSFHVPVYYKISAFKKLSLEAPYHALTNAGHISYIELDGDPTQNLDAFEKIVKYMAKVGIGYGSINHPVDRDPVCGFVGVIGDVCPRCGRSEGHAISCEKIEELRKKFPGMPAFRGIR; this is translated from the coding sequence ATGATTTTTACTGTCAAAAAGCGCGACGGCCGCGAGATGCCGTTCAACATTGAGAAGATTGCAGACGCCGTAATTAAGGCTTTTAGAGCCTCTGGCGAATTGGATGAACAGATCAAGGCTGCCCAAGCTCAGATGAATTTGCTTGGAAACGATGACCTTTTGACAAACGTCGCTCTCAAGGTTGCTGCCGAAGCTGTTGGCCATCTTGAAGCCGAAAATAAGACCAAGCCGGACATCGAAGAAATTCAGGATGCTGTTGAAAAGGCTTTGACCGAAGGTGGTTACGCCGATACCGCCAAGAGCTATATCTTGTACCGCGCCGAACGTACCCGCGTACGTGAAGTCAACACTCGTCTCATGCAGACGCTTCATGACATTACGTTCAGCTCTGCCAAGGAATCCGACCTCAAACGCGAAAACGCCAATATCGACGGCGATACCGCTATGGGCACCATGCTCAAGTACGGGAGCGAATCCGCTAAGCACTTCTACACGATGATGATGCTCAAGCCGGAACACAGCCGTGCCCACATGGATGGTGACATCCACATCCATGACCTCGATTTCTATTCTTTGACGATGACCTGCTGCCAGATTGACCTCATTAAGTTGTTCAAGAACGGCTTCAACACGGGTCACGGTCATTTGCGCGAACCGAAGGATATCCGCAGCTACGCCGCCTTGGCCGCTATTGCTATTCAGAGTAACCAGAACGACCAGCACGGTGGACAGTCCGTGCCGAACTTCGATTACGCCATGGCAAACGGTGTGCGCATCACGTACCGCAAGGCTTACCTTTCGAACATGGTCAAGGCTCTCATGCTTTTGACGGGCAAAACCGAAGAAGAAGTCCTGCCGGTGGTGAAAAAGCTCCACGGCGAAATGGCTGAAATGGGCATGGTCGCAACGCTCGTGCCGAATGAAAAGTTCCAGACAACTGAAGTCCACGAACTTTCCAAAACTTATGACGCCGAAACGGTGAAGAATGCCCAGAAGTTTGCCGAAAAGATGGCTTACGAAGAAACCGACAAGGCGACGTTCCAGGCCATGGAAGCTTTTGTCCACAACTTGAACTCCATGCACAGCCGCGCTGGTGCCCAGACTCCGTTCTCTAGCATCAACTATGGTATGTGCACGGAACCGGAAGCCCGCATGGTCATGAAGAACTTGCTCCTCACGACCGAAGAAGGCCTCGGCGGTGGCGAAACGGCTATCTTCCCGATCCAGATTTTCCGCGTCAAGGACGGCATCAACCTCAATCCGGGTGAACCGAACTACGACTTGTTCAAGCTCGCCTGCCGCGTGAGTGCAAAGCGCCTGTTCCCGAACTTCAGCTTCCAGGACGCTCCGTACAACCTGCAGTACTACAAGCCGGGCCATCCGGAAACCGAAATTTCGTATATGGGCTGCCGTACCCGCGTGATTGGCAACCATTACGACCCGAGCCGCGAAATCTCTTACGGTCGTGGCAACTTGAGCTTTACCTCGATCAACCTCCCGCGTATCGCTATCAAGATGAAGTCCGTGGACTTGTTCTTCAAGGAACTCGACCGCATGATGCAACTCGTGAGCGATCAGCTCATGGAACGTTTTGCCGTGCAGAGCCGCCGCAAGGTCAAGAACTTCCCGTTCCTCATGGGACAGGGTGTGTGGATTGATTCCGACAAGCTCGGCTGGGAAGATACCGTGGGCGAAGTCATCAAGCACGGTACGCTTTCGATTGGCTTTATCGGCCTTGCCGAAACGTTGGTGATGCTTACGGGCAAGCACCACGGTGAATCCGAAGCTTCTCAGGAACTCGGCCTCAAGATTATCGGCCACATGCGCGAATTCTGCGACAAGGAATCCGAACGCCTTGGCCTCAACTTCAGCTTGCTTGCAACGCCGGCTGAAGGCCTCTCGGGCCGTTTTGTGCGCATGGACAAGAAGAAGTTTGGCATTATCCCGGGCGTTACCGACCGCGATTACTACACCAACTCTTTCCACGTGCCGGTCTACTACAAGATTTCTGCTTTCAAGAAGCTCTCGCTCGAAGCTCCATACCATGCGCTCACCAACGCTGGCCACATCAGCTACATCGAACTCGATGGCGACCCGACGCAGAACCTGGACGCTTTCGAAAAGATCGTGAAGTACATGGCAAAGGTCGGTATCGGTTACGGCAGCATCAACCATCCGGTGGACCGCGACCCGGTTTGCGGATTTGTGGGTGTGATTGGCGATGTTTGCCCGCGCTGCGGACGTAGCGAAGGCCATGCCATCTCTTGCGAAAAGATCGAAGAACTTAGAAAGAAATTCCCTGGAATGCCCGCATTCAGAGGGATCAGATGA
- the nrdD gene encoding anaerobic ribonucleoside-triphosphate reductase, with translation MILQGVQKMSEKEMSQYGEGIGFERIRRITGYLVGTIDRFNNAKRAEVNDRVKHGV, from the coding sequence ATGATTTTACAAGGAGTGCAAAAAATGTCTGAAAAAGAAATGTCTCAATATGGCGAAGGGATCGGATTCGAACGTATCCGCCGCATCACGGGTTACCTCGTTGGTACAATTGACCGCTTCAACAACGCCAAGCGCGCTGAAGTCAACGATCGCGTGAAGCACGGCGTATAA
- the nrdG gene encoding anaerobic ribonucleoside-triphosphate reductase activating protein, producing the protein MDEYPPLRIAGIEPESFVDGPGIRLTVFTQGCHHNCPGCQNPQTHDFEGGHFIEREAIITMIKDNPLLDGVTFSGGDPMDQAAALIPLAREIKERGLNLVIFTGYTYEQLMKLTPEKPELFELLTFADILIDGPFVMAKKSLDIKFRGSWNQRIIDVQKSLVEGHVVIHQIQLDEMAEHPDREYNT; encoded by the coding sequence ATGGATGAATATCCTCCACTGCGGATTGCTGGGATTGAGCCCGAATCATTCGTGGACGGTCCCGGAATCCGCTTGACTGTGTTTACCCAGGGCTGTCACCACAACTGCCCGGGTTGCCAGAATCCGCAGACTCATGATTTTGAGGGCGGACACTTTATCGAGCGCGAAGCGATTATCACGATGATCAAGGATAATCCGCTGCTCGATGGCGTGACGTTTAGCGGAGGCGATCCGATGGACCAGGCGGCGGCACTTATTCCGCTTGCCCGCGAAATCAAGGAACGCGGTCTCAATCTCGTGATTTTCACGGGATACACGTACGAACAGCTGATGAAGCTCACGCCCGAAAAGCCGGAGCTCTTTGAACTGCTCACGTTTGCGGACATCCTCATCGACGGTCCGTTTGTCATGGCGAAGAAGTCCCTGGACATTAAGTTCAGAGGTTCCTGGAACCAGCGCATTATCGATGTGCAAAAGAGCCTTGTCGAAGGTCACGTGGTCATCCACCAAATTCAACTGGACGAGATGGCGGAACACCCCGACAGGGAATACAATACATAA
- a CDS encoding ATP-binding protein has product MKSSNYKPRIVDNQIENALSTFGAVCIEGPKWCGKTWTSDYHANSKIELGDPSGNFQNRQLAELDPKLILSGDTPRLIDEWQEVPSVWDAVRYEVDHRALKGQFILTGSSTPSRKGVLHSGAGRIAKIRMRPMSLYESGASSGKVSLLDICNGKIEPVMTGDVQLNDLIELVVRGGWPGNLGLSTEQSMAIPKAYLEAIIDDDMDRLDGIKRNKSKMTLLLRSLARNESTTATNKILKNDIKEIDDDDIDSDTIASYLDVLKRLFLVENQPPFCTKIRSKLRVKQAEKRHLADPSLAVALLGATPSKLLNDLNTLGFLFESLCERDLDIYAKSFGGKLYHYQDYANKEIDSVIEMPDGSWNAFEIKLGANQIDEAARNLLDIQNDISNDPAGIPPSNLCVICGMSNAAYKRPDGVFVVPITALKN; this is encoded by the coding sequence ATGAAATCGTCAAATTACAAGCCTAGAATCGTCGATAACCAAATAGAAAACGCCCTTTCAACCTTCGGAGCCGTATGCATCGAAGGTCCCAAATGGTGCGGCAAAACCTGGACTTCCGATTATCACGCCAACAGCAAAATCGAACTAGGCGACCCAAGTGGCAATTTCCAGAACCGACAACTTGCGGAGCTCGACCCAAAACTGATTTTAAGCGGAGATACACCTCGACTCATCGATGAATGGCAGGAAGTTCCGTCAGTATGGGACGCCGTTCGTTACGAAGTTGATCATCGTGCGCTCAAGGGTCAATTTATCCTGACAGGTTCATCTACACCGTCGCGTAAAGGAGTTCTGCACAGCGGAGCCGGACGAATCGCCAAAATTCGCATGCGGCCAATGTCGCTATACGAATCAGGAGCCTCTAGCGGAAAGGTTTCGTTACTGGACATTTGCAACGGCAAAATCGAACCAGTCATGACGGGAGACGTCCAATTAAACGACTTGATAGAACTCGTGGTTCGCGGTGGATGGCCAGGCAATCTTGGACTTTCTACGGAACAATCCATGGCCATTCCTAAAGCCTATCTTGAAGCCATTATCGACGACGATATGGATCGTCTTGACGGAATCAAACGAAACAAAAGCAAGATGACGTTGTTACTCAGATCTCTTGCCAGAAACGAATCAACCACAGCAACAAACAAAATTTTGAAGAACGACATCAAAGAAATCGATGATGACGACATCGACTCGGATACAATAGCAAGCTACCTTGATGTTTTAAAAAGACTCTTTCTTGTCGAGAACCAGCCTCCATTCTGCACAAAAATACGCTCCAAGCTTAGAGTCAAGCAAGCCGAAAAACGACACCTCGCCGACCCTTCACTTGCAGTAGCACTATTGGGAGCGACACCTAGCAAACTTTTAAATGATCTGAACACTCTAGGCTTTCTTTTCGAATCACTTTGCGAACGCGACTTGGATATCTACGCAAAATCCTTCGGAGGAAAACTATACCATTACCAAGACTACGCAAACAAGGAAATAGACTCCGTTATTGAGATGCCCGATGGTAGCTGGAACGCTTTTGAAATAAAGCTCGGAGCAAATCAGATTGATGAAGCAGCACGCAACTTATTGGATATACAGAACGATATTTCCAATGATCCAGCAGGAATTCCCCCATCCAATCTCTGCGTCATTTGCGGAATGAGCAACGCCGCCTACAAGCGTCCTGACGGAGTATTCGTAGTGCCGATTACAGCGTTGAAGAATTAA
- a CDS encoding GDSL-type esterase/lipase family protein, with protein MVMNMFGKIVLAAAMVSSAMVASAFAAGKVACVGNSITYGYGIESWPDQTSYPHHLQGMLRGDAPGDTVENFGVSGLTVRKDDQASYWKGYRFAPAIEFAADTVIIELGTNDSKSYTTWNTPEQDAAVDSAITADFEALIDTFQVKSKPHVFICLAPYVNNVEWNILDTAVVKRVNPAILQAGIEKGVNVIDLHSRFSALENPSWYLEDMVHPSVEGAKHLAEIVYAHLQMDTLHVTQDGSMLKAPKGFGYQWYKDGKLLEGETRETLEASEVGEYKVSVKVDENTLSRIVTAPLKVEKTTALKPGARVAHDNSAGTANLAKSVQRFDAQGRTLNARGPSQQKVYRKR; from the coding sequence ATGGTTATGAATATGTTTGGGAAGATAGTTTTGGCTGCGGCCATGGTGTCGTCAGCTATGGTGGCATCGGCGTTTGCGGCGGGCAAGGTCGCTTGCGTTGGCAATAGCATCACGTATGGTTACGGGATTGAGTCCTGGCCGGACCAAACGAGCTACCCGCATCATTTGCAGGGGATGCTACGTGGCGATGCACCTGGCGATACTGTCGAAAATTTTGGTGTGAGCGGGCTTACGGTTCGCAAGGATGATCAGGCTTCGTACTGGAAAGGTTACCGCTTTGCGCCGGCGATAGAATTCGCTGCAGATACGGTTATCATCGAGCTGGGAACGAACGATTCGAAATCGTATACGACTTGGAATACTCCGGAGCAGGATGCGGCTGTGGACTCTGCAATCACGGCTGATTTTGAAGCACTGATTGACACGTTCCAGGTGAAGTCGAAGCCGCATGTCTTTATTTGCTTGGCGCCTTATGTGAACAACGTTGAATGGAATATTCTCGATACGGCTGTCGTAAAGCGCGTGAATCCGGCGATTTTGCAGGCGGGGATCGAAAAGGGCGTGAATGTGATTGATTTGCATTCTCGTTTTAGCGCGCTTGAAAATCCGAGCTGGTATTTGGAAGATATGGTGCATCCGTCTGTCGAGGGCGCAAAGCACTTGGCCGAAATTGTGTATGCCCATTTGCAAATGGATACGTTGCATGTAACGCAGGATGGCTCGATGCTCAAGGCTCCGAAGGGTTTTGGTTACCAGTGGTACAAAGACGGAAAACTCCTCGAAGGCGAAACTCGTGAAACGCTTGAGGCTTCGGAAGTGGGCGAGTACAAGGTTTCTGTGAAGGTGGATGAGAACACGCTTTCGCGAATTGTGACGGCTCCGTTGAAAGTCGAAAAGACGACAGCCTTGAAACCGGGGGCTCGTGTCGCTCACGATAATTCAGCGGGAACCGCGAACTTGGCTAAATCGGTGCAACGCTTTGACGCTCAAGGCCGAACATTGAATGCTCGCGGACCATCGCAACAGAAGGTCTATCGGAAACGGTAG
- a CDS encoding TIGR02147 family protein encodes MKSSAEKSQPEERLGSIPPKRMSVFEFDDYRAYLRHYFECAQALNRRYSLRSFSDKLGFSSKDFISRVMKGEKSLTPASIAKIVGGLQFDESEAAYFEAMVLFCQASNEDERENYKKRMEEITATSRFTQQMLLTRAYQYEVYSHWYYSAIRSIIGMIGFDGDYDALGARLMPPISGEQARQAVDLLERVGLIKKDAKGNWILNNPAISTGDKVIQQAFINYHKEFIDLAKESITNVPSTERNVSSVTLGISEGSYKKIVKCINEFRKKISMIANEDEDGGRVFQMNIQIFPLSK; translated from the coding sequence ATGAAATCCAGTGCAGAAAAATCGCAGCCTGAAGAACGCCTCGGTTCTATCCCTCCGAAGCGCATGTCGGTTTTTGAATTTGATGATTACCGCGCTTATTTGCGGCACTATTTTGAGTGTGCGCAAGCCTTGAACCGCCGTTATTCGCTGCGGAGTTTCTCGGACAAGCTGGGATTTTCGTCCAAGGATTTTATTTCGCGCGTGATGAAGGGCGAAAAGAGTCTCACTCCGGCAAGCATTGCAAAAATTGTCGGTGGCTTACAATTCGATGAAAGCGAGGCTGCGTATTTCGAGGCGATGGTGCTGTTCTGCCAGGCGTCCAACGAGGATGAGCGTGAAAACTACAAGAAGCGCATGGAAGAAATCACGGCGACTTCCCGTTTCACGCAGCAGATGCTTTTGACCCGCGCGTACCAGTATGAAGTTTATTCGCATTGGTACTATTCCGCGATCCGCTCGATTATCGGGATGATTGGTTTTGATGGAGATTACGATGCTCTCGGGGCGCGCTTGATGCCGCCGATTTCTGGAGAGCAGGCGCGGCAGGCGGTGGATTTGCTGGAACGCGTTGGGCTGATCAAGAAGGACGCCAAGGGCAACTGGATTTTGAACAATCCGGCGATTAGCACAGGCGACAAGGTCATCCAGCAGGCGTTTATCAATTACCACAAGGAATTTATTGATTTGGCGAAGGAGTCCATTACCAATGTTCCTTCGACCGAAAGGAACGTGAGTAGTGTGACTCTTGGCATTTCGGAGGGTTCTTACAAGAAAATTGTCAAGTGCATCAATGAATTCCGCAAAAAAATTTCTATGATTGCTAATGAGGACGAGGACGGTGGCCGCGTTTTCCAGATGAATATCCAGATTTTCCCGTTGTCCAAGTGA
- a CDS encoding LamG-like jellyroll fold domain-containing protein — protein sequence MKRNTRLAKSAVSALFALQALLAMVFLVSCSDNKVAGGNSSEVGSPELMGTLAFVDGAQRPDFFRRASYARVYCVPADYDPAKEDSTSYYTTTADSMGYYAFENLPSGVYNLEAFYEDSDGETFAVRESGLKIAKDSAQSVNLGLNQSNDIKIYLQDTKDSVASLSIVGSTYKSTAKIITDGIVRYAIFTGVLASYYDSVQVSTSEGTNSIKAVLVENTDAKQAFYYDSSARTLEIPLNTSATGIDLRDTIEGFPLYVRLSDLNADDRESLVKNISALKVYLEPASFWTTFKVVCGKDSIPTGLWVRLSTLYPQRETQKLVFAWNETDFIEEPSVTEACVVRDDAFGNAQALMRAADPFSFTDGFVAAWNFDESEFPDSIVKTSGDNPFKGRVTDVTAGDGIIGGAFVFNGKSSIIEIQESADYRGFALKDTSSFTASFWVNVEDTSTSRFIWGKSEAEYHFKYQAGDSDRSSWMYKELDESDLDHWYQASIAIAPETDYKQWVHFTVVKSGDSTAIFRNGKLEETLISRNHTDDKRTSDGPFVIGARKQSSGKVDRVFKGSLDELYFMDEAKSSEWARLMYLNQKPTGYWPK from the coding sequence ATGAAACGAAATACTCGATTGGCTAAATCGGCGGTTTCTGCATTGTTCGCGTTGCAGGCGTTACTTGCAATGGTATTCCTCGTATCTTGCTCTGACAACAAGGTGGCTGGCGGGAACAGCTCCGAAGTCGGTTCCCCGGAATTGATGGGAACGCTTGCGTTTGTGGACGGAGCGCAGAGACCGGACTTTTTTAGGCGCGCCTCTTATGCTCGTGTTTACTGCGTGCCGGCGGATTATGACCCTGCAAAAGAAGATAGCACATCGTACTACACGACGACTGCGGATTCGATGGGATATTACGCTTTTGAAAACTTGCCGAGTGGCGTTTACAATTTGGAAGCGTTTTATGAAGATTCGGATGGCGAAACATTTGCAGTTCGCGAATCTGGCCTGAAAATTGCGAAGGATTCTGCGCAATCTGTCAATTTGGGATTGAATCAAAGTAACGACATCAAGATTTATTTGCAAGATACCAAGGACTCGGTTGCTAGCCTTTCTATCGTGGGTTCAACGTACAAGTCAACCGCCAAGATTATAACAGATGGAATTGTTCGTTATGCGATTTTTACCGGTGTACTGGCATCGTACTATGATTCGGTGCAAGTGAGTACTTCGGAGGGCACTAATAGCATCAAGGCCGTTCTTGTTGAAAATACGGATGCAAAGCAGGCCTTTTACTATGATAGTTCTGCCCGCACTTTGGAAATCCCGCTCAATACATCGGCGACTGGCATAGACCTGCGCGATACTATTGAAGGGTTCCCGCTGTACGTCCGCTTGAGTGACTTGAATGCAGATGACCGTGAATCGCTTGTCAAGAATATATCTGCACTTAAAGTTTATTTGGAGCCAGCTTCGTTCTGGACGACTTTCAAGGTCGTTTGTGGCAAGGACTCTATTCCGACGGGGCTGTGGGTTCGCTTGTCTACGCTTTACCCGCAACGGGAAACGCAAAAGCTCGTTTTCGCCTGGAATGAAACGGATTTTATTGAGGAACCTAGTGTGACGGAGGCTTGTGTTGTGAGAGACGATGCTTTCGGAAATGCGCAGGCCTTGATGCGTGCTGCAGATCCGTTCTCTTTCACAGATGGCTTTGTGGCGGCGTGGAACTTTGATGAATCTGAATTCCCGGATTCTATAGTCAAGACTTCTGGCGATAATCCGTTCAAGGGACGCGTCACTGATGTCACGGCTGGCGATGGAATTATTGGCGGTGCGTTTGTATTTAACGGAAAATCTTCCATTATTGAAATTCAGGAATCCGCAGATTATAGGGGCTTTGCGTTGAAGGATACGTCTAGCTTTACTGCGTCTTTCTGGGTGAATGTTGAAGATACTTCGACGTCGCGATTCATTTGGGGCAAGTCCGAAGCGGAATACCACTTCAAGTATCAGGCAGGTGATAGCGACCGTTCTAGCTGGATGTACAAGGAACTCGACGAATCGGATTTGGATCATTGGTACCAGGCGAGCATCGCGATTGCGCCGGAAACCGATTACAAGCAGTGGGTGCATTTTACGGTCGTCAAGTCGGGCGATTCGACGGCGATTTTCAGGAATGGCAAGCTTGAAGAAACCTTGATTAGCCGCAACCATACGGATGATAAGCGAACATCGGATGGTCCGTTTGTCATTGGCGCTCGCAAGCAATCCAGTGGAAAGGTAGACCGTGTTTTCAAGGGTTCGCTTGATGAACTTTACTTTATGGATGAAGCGAAAAGTTCTGAATGGGCTAGGCTCATGTACCTGAACCAAAAGCCGACCGGCTACTGGCCGAAATAA
- a CDS encoding ATP-dependent RecD-like DNA helicase, with protein sequence MTVVVVIKGSIKSITFHSQQNGFTVMRLNDIESKKVVVVTGTFPALQPGETISVEGDWGSHPKYGKQFQATSFEYIATDDNDILEYLASGQFPGVGQKIAERIVEAFGDATADILDNNPNKFREVKIKGFPTRKVEAFLARWQEARHSRETMLFLYKHEIVGSVAKRLWNKFGQATIERITQNPYMLCEEVWGIGFLKADEIAQKVGFPKDSPERFQAALLYTLQEASVSDGHVFLPKNVLLERTFRNLRLMQDDEGAINTLLDEFEKASESGRITREGDDCYFPPLYKAEQRIADNIKLRLRYNELSTEGFEDALAQWEREHKFSFDPIQKRAIQMALSRKISIITGGPGTGKTTILKGILYLARQMEECVSLTAPTGRAAKRMGECCGEKARTIHRLLEVDPISGKFHRDGDNKLQCNLLIVDEFSMVDTWLAASLLEATPLNARIVLVGDADQLPSVGAGNVLNDLLRCPKIPSTRLQHIFRQAGGNDIADKASKINQGISPSPIEGTNFHFLPYESADEAKDIIARLVTRGIKEKIDIDTQEMQLLTPMRKGPLGIYELNNFLQDLLNPGKERIKIASGNWSTGDRVMQIRNNYDKNVFNGDVGIIYKIGKDTKKITVFYDDKTVDYEPDEADELILAYACTIHKSQGSEYPAVIVVLDSSHSIMLQRNLIYTAITRAKGHVWILSAPGAFYQAVRNNRSTRRYTRLTEKLG encoded by the coding sequence ATGACAGTTGTTGTGGTCATAAAAGGCAGCATAAAATCCATCACGTTCCATAGCCAGCAAAATGGCTTTACCGTGATGCGCCTGAACGATATCGAAAGTAAGAAAGTCGTTGTCGTCACGGGAACTTTTCCCGCTTTGCAACCTGGCGAAACAATCTCTGTAGAAGGCGACTGGGGTTCGCATCCGAAATACGGAAAGCAATTCCAGGCAACTTCTTTTGAATACATCGCCACAGACGATAACGATATCCTTGAATACTTGGCGAGCGGACAATTCCCGGGCGTGGGACAAAAGATTGCCGAACGCATTGTGGAAGCTTTTGGCGATGCAACCGCCGACATTCTCGACAACAATCCAAACAAGTTCCGCGAAGTAAAAATCAAAGGCTTCCCCACCCGCAAGGTGGAAGCTTTTTTGGCACGTTGGCAAGAAGCACGTCACAGCCGCGAAACAATGCTATTCTTGTACAAGCACGAAATTGTCGGCAGTGTGGCAAAGCGCCTTTGGAACAAGTTCGGGCAAGCGACGATTGAACGTATCACGCAAAACCCATACATGCTCTGCGAAGAAGTCTGGGGCATCGGATTTTTAAAAGCTGACGAAATCGCGCAGAAAGTCGGATTCCCGAAAGACAGTCCCGAGCGTTTTCAGGCAGCGTTACTTTACACATTGCAAGAAGCGTCGGTTAGCGATGGACATGTGTTTTTGCCGAAGAACGTGCTCCTGGAACGCACATTCCGCAACTTGCGTTTAATGCAGGACGACGAAGGCGCCATCAACACGCTCCTCGATGAATTCGAAAAAGCAAGCGAATCTGGGCGCATCACGCGCGAAGGCGACGATTGCTATTTTCCGCCGCTCTACAAAGCCGAGCAGCGCATCGCAGACAACATCAAGCTCCGTTTGCGATACAACGAGCTTTCAACGGAAGGCTTCGAAGACGCCCTGGCGCAGTGGGAACGCGAACATAAGTTCAGCTTTGACCCGATCCAAAAACGCGCTATCCAAATGGCGCTCTCGCGAAAGATTTCCATCATCACAGGTGGCCCCGGCACCGGTAAGACAACAATCCTCAAGGGGATTTTGTACCTCGCCCGCCAAATGGAAGAATGCGTAAGCCTCACGGCCCCGACAGGGCGCGCCGCCAAGCGCATGGGCGAATGCTGTGGCGAGAAAGCCCGCACAATCCACCGTCTGCTCGAGGTGGACCCGATTTCGGGCAAGTTCCATCGCGATGGCGACAACAAGCTCCAATGCAATTTGCTCATTGTCGATGAATTCAGTATGGTCGATACGTGGCTTGCCGCCTCGCTCCTCGAAGCGACGCCACTCAACGCGAGAATCGTTCTCGTAGGCGATGCCGACCAGCTCCCCAGCGTGGGAGCTGGCAATGTGCTGAACGACTTGTTGCGTTGCCCCAAGATTCCGAGTACCCGCCTTCAGCACATTTTCCGCCAGGCCGGCGGAAACGACATCGCCGACAAAGCATCTAAAATCAATCAGGGCATTAGCCCCTCGCCCATCGAAGGCACGAACTTCCACTTTTTACCTTACGAGTCGGCCGATGAAGCTAAAGACATCATCGCCCGCCTCGTCACGCGCGGCATCAAGGAAAAAATCGACATTGACACGCAAGAGATGCAACTCCTCACGCCGATGCGCAAAGGACCGCTTGGCATTTACGAACTAAACAACTTCTTGCAAGACCTCCTGAACCCCGGCAAGGAACGCATCAAAATCGCGAGCGGCAACTGGAGTACCGGCGACCGAGTGATGCAAATCCGCAACAACTACGACAAGAACGTGTTCAACGGAGACGTCGGCATCATCTACAAAATCGGGAAAGACACGAAAAAAATCACGGTCTTTTACGATGACAAGACCGTGGATTACGAGCCCGATGAAGCCGATGAACTTATCCTTGCGTACGCCTGCACCATCCACAAAAGCCAGGGCAGCGAATACCCCGCCGTCATCGTCGTGCTAGATTCTAGCCACAGCATCATGCTGCAGCGGAACCTCATCTACACCGCCATCACGCGTGCCAAAGGTCACGTGTGGATTTTGTCTGCACCGGGAGCGTTCTATCAAGCCGTGCGCAACAACCGCAGCACAAGACGATATACAAGACTTACTGAAAAACTGGGTTAG